From Gossypium raimondii isolate GPD5lz chromosome 11, ASM2569854v1, whole genome shotgun sequence:
aattttaattagtgtCTATATAATTAATGAAGTGGAGTTTGTATTTGACAAGCACACGCATTAATTATAGTTTGCTTTTGACAATCACTTGGTTAGTGCCGCCCAAATTATTCCATTTTGGAAGAGTAATGTGCAAGTTTTGACAATATCAAGATGgatacatttttctttttttcattttattctagtCCAATCTGAATAATCAAAGAAACTAAAAGGTTACCACTAAAGCTAATTACAAAAATAGGCAACTCAAAATTCAGGTAGTTCAGGTAAGTCCGCGGCTCTGGTGAAAAGAATATACCAAAAATCCATGTTAGCATCGGTATCATAAAGATTGGAACCATAGCCATTCACTGTTTCCAATGCTGGTAATGAAGGAGGCGGAGAGCTTGGGAAATATTGGTCCGAACCAACCACTCGGAAATTGGCTTCCATGCTTGAGTTATCAGCCGATAATACTTCGGACCAGAAGTTTTCATCGATTTCAGAGACGTCTTCGTTGGTTTCAGTTTTGGTGGTGGAGGTGTTGGTGTTGCTGTTGTTTTCGCTTGTGGAAACGTCGCTGCTGGATTGTGGTGGGGAAACTTGACTGTAAATTGTCACGGGTTGTTGTTCTCTTTTGATGTCTTTGGAAGGATCAATAGGTTGTCGGTTATTGGCATTGGACCCATGGCTGTGTTTGAGCCTCTTCTTCAAGTGGGTGTGCCATACGTTTTTAATTTCGTTGTCCGTTCTTCCCGGTAACCTCGCCGCAATTGCCGACCATCTGAAACAAAAACGAGAATCAGAATCTTGGTTTGGGGCAGTGATGaaataaaagatggaaaatgGGGTTTGTTTTCTAGTGTTGAAGTGCAGGAACCAAAGTGATGATCTTGTTTgatattttaagtgttttttgttttttgggaACTTTGAATCGTGTTTACAAGAAGCATAGTGACAATCGCGGCAAGGAATCTTTTCAGTCCCACACGTTTCTAtgcttatatttaattaataaccaaatagatagaaattaaaaatggttagcAGACCGATGGGGTATTATTAAAAAACAGCATATTCCGATatcttgaattattatatatatataaaaaaaagagaagatcaATCTGGTTGTCAAGATCTTAAGTCATGATGAAGTTAAAGTTGGATCTGAGGAAGAAAGGGATATTACCTATTACCAAGCATTTCATGTAAGTTGATAATGGTATCCTCTTCTTCCCTGGTGAAATTCCCTCGTTTAATGTCTGGCCTCAAATAGTTGGTCCATCGTAGTCTGCAACTCTTTCCACACCTCAATAGACCTGCAAAAAGACAagtaaaacaacaacaaaagaaaaacatgaaacAAGATGAGAAAAAAGATCGGAAcccataaatactaaaattacaAATGATCAAGATGATGAAGTTGCATGTATGTTTGTTTGGATTTTAAACCAAGTAACTTACCAGCTTGTTTGGGGAGAGCTCGCCAGTTGCCATGGCCGTGGAGTTGAATGTAATTGATAAGAATCTGATCCTCTTCAGGGGTCCAAGGACCTTTCTTCAATCCCATTTTCTCACAGCATGGAGCTCTCACCATTCTTTCTCTCTCCTTGAGCTCTGTTTGGAGATGGGTAGAGAAATGAATTTAAGCTGAAAATAACAGTATATATAGGGGCTGCGGACATATTAGTGTTGACGCAAAAACACCTAAAATCAAAGTTGTgctattataaaagtatattcatagatttactttttgttttcttttgtttttatttaaatgccgtatgaaataaaatatatcaaaaaagtGATTGTTAATATTATCATTCCAACTTCAaatctattacttttttttattttgtgatgTACACTCGTATATTTCCattcttttattaatattagatggagtagatttaaaatttccgtccttttttatttatttcctacATATGATCTATTGGAGTGGCTAATTCttccttatttttattcatttaattctCAGATAACTTAGATCTTTTATGtttgccttttatttttgatcattctgtttttattatgtatccatatattaaattttaatttacatattataaaaaactattttatgcCATACTCAAGGGCTTTttactcaaataatataaatataataattaattacgaaaaatgtatgaaaaatagattaattacGAAAATTGACATTTGTTACAGGATAATCTAAAAACTTCAAGGACTTGATCTGTGAATTTCCCGTTTTGATTGGCAGCTGAAAAGGAAAAAGCCTTTAAGGATGTGTCTCGCAGCACCAAACTTTAAATAGGTAAATTGCtcccttatttattattttcttttattttcctttaacataaaaaatagagAGGTCTCTTaccaaaaagtatttttgtaaaaatgctGACTCCAactggaaataaattttatttatttttcaaaaataattataattttattatcaaattgatttaCGACAcgatataaaattatcattataaagctttagaaaaatcttattatgtataaattataattattagttaaatttatagTTTCCAAATATAATGTGAGCAAAAGAAAActattatgatttataatttgattatcaatttgatttacGGACacgatataaaattataattataaaagctttagaaaaatcttattatgtataaaatataattattagttaaatttatagTTTCCAAATATAATGTGAGTGAAAGAAAACTATTATGAATACATTAACTGTTATCTCAgacataatttaaacaaaaaaattagttttcgaaaaataagtaaaatttatttccagttggaataaactttttttacaaaaatactttttggtAGAAAACACTTTTTGGACTAATTGGTAAGAAGAATCCTctctatttttaatgttaaaagggaataaaagaaaataataaacaagGGGGTTTATGAAGCAATTTACCCTATTTAAAGTTTGGTGCCGTCACCGTGTAAAGCCTTTTTTCCAGCTACCAATCAAAATGGGAAATATATAGATCAGGTCCCTGAATATTTTAGGTCATCGCATTTCAGCCTGGTGCTGTCAATATGTCAAGCGACATCGTCAGAACAATGTAACAAATGCCTATTTtcgtaattatttattttttaaattatttgagtaaAAAAGCCCATACTCAAGCTAGCATTCAATTCTTAAGCTAACGATAAGTTGATGAACGAAtgtgatctatataataatatttttaaagactcaattaaaatattttaaaatttaagaaccaaattaaaattttataaaagttatttttaaaatactttccAATAAGCATATCCTCAACCAAAATTTGAGGAAATCTGTTTTGTTGATTACATCTTTACTATATTTAA
This genomic window contains:
- the LOC105803204 gene encoding transcription factor MYB30, yielding MVRAPCCEKMGLKKGPWTPEEDQILINYIQLHGHGNWRALPKQAGLLRCGKSCRLRWTNYLRPDIKRGNFTREEEDTIINLHEMLGNRWSAIAARLPGRTDNEIKNVWHTHLKKRLKHSHGSNANNRQPIDPSKDIKREQQPVTIYSQVSPPQSSSDVSTSENNSNTNTSTTKTETNEDVSEIDENFWSEVLSADNSSMEANFRVVGSDQYFPSSPPPSLPALETVNGYGSNLYDTDANMDFWYILFTRAADLPELPEF